From the genome of Vibrio gangliei, one region includes:
- a CDS encoding TOBE domain-containing protein: MEFEALLTLNTNQKLFANPKRIALLEQIGASGSISQGAKLAGLSYRAAWNAINDMNQVSPYPVIASETGGKGGGGAKLTEFGTRLIKVYSLMNQMQTMVMQALMDTNVTTESLLDVMSHFTLKTSARNQLKGKVIRIESQDVKDKVVVQLESGSEISAVITHVSTLQLNLAIEKEVLLLFKAPSVMISETAKPTTDYNQLQGQLVHLTQGVESSEVFLDIGAGTLLYASVIHDSLQNVNLQLDKFYFASFDPNQILVTCI; this comes from the coding sequence ATGGAATTTGAAGCATTACTGACGCTAAACACGAATCAGAAGCTATTTGCTAACCCTAAACGCATCGCTTTACTTGAGCAGATTGGAGCGTCAGGTTCGATTTCGCAAGGAGCGAAACTAGCAGGGTTGAGCTATCGCGCGGCATGGAATGCGATTAATGATATGAATCAGGTGTCACCGTATCCTGTTATCGCCAGCGAAACTGGTGGCAAAGGTGGTGGTGGAGCCAAGTTAACCGAATTCGGTACCCGCTTGATTAAAGTTTACAGCCTGATGAACCAAATGCAGACCATGGTCATGCAAGCGCTGATGGATACCAATGTCACCACGGAAAGTTTGTTGGATGTCATGAGCCATTTCACCTTGAAAACCAGTGCTCGCAACCAACTGAAAGGCAAAGTCATTCGAATTGAATCGCAAGATGTAAAAGATAAAGTTGTCGTACAACTAGAAAGTGGCAGTGAGATCTCTGCTGTGATCACCCATGTCAGTACGTTGCAATTAAACTTAGCCATTGAGAAAGAGGTTTTACTGCTATTTAAAGCGCCATCGGTGATGATTTCGGAAACGGCTAAGCCAACAACGGACTACAACCAGCTTCAGGGGCAACTGGTGCATTTGACTCAAGGTGTAGAAAGCAGTGAAGTCTTTTTAGATATTGGCGCGGGTACATTGTTGTATGCTTCGGTGATTCACGATTCTCTACAAAACGTTAATTTACAATTAGATAAGTTTTATTTCGCTAGTTTCGATCCCAACCAAATTTTAGTGACCTGTATTTGA
- a CDS encoding cobyric acid synthase translates to MLKPIQALMVQGTTSDAGKSVLVAGLCKVLSRRGVNVAPFKSQNMALNSAVTKDGGEIGRAQALQAFACGIEPSVHMNPILLKPNTDMKAQVIVQGKALPQQATLGNSTYKEYTMPYVLDSFAQLQAQYDCIMIEGAGSPAEINLRENDIANMGFAEEANVPVIIVADIDRGGVFAHLYGTLALLSQSEQDRVIGFVINRFRGDIELLKPGLTWLEAKTGKPVIGVLPYLHDLQLDAEDAVDGQQNRNEQVKFTVFVPVLPRMSNHTDFDALRAHPEIDFQYRYQGQSLAGADLIIVPGSKSVRADLDFLRQQHWEQDIQRHLRYGGKVMGICGGYQMLGYSISDPNGIESEAGHSPGLGLLNIQTEITTQKALTQVIGRMSLIPDQSVDIKGYEIHAGVSLVEELQPIQLQTQVAPHREDSAPIHAGELLAEGALSSDGQVFGTYCHGIFDQPAAFEHILHWAGLEEIAPTQSREQQQNQSLERLADVIESELNLQLLWPQLYSSKS, encoded by the coding sequence ATGTTGAAACCCATTCAAGCACTTATGGTGCAAGGCACAACATCCGATGCTGGGAAAAGTGTCTTAGTGGCCGGTTTATGCAAAGTGCTGAGTCGCCGCGGGGTCAACGTTGCCCCGTTTAAGTCACAAAATATGGCACTGAATAGCGCGGTAACGAAAGACGGTGGAGAAATTGGGCGAGCGCAAGCACTGCAAGCTTTTGCCTGTGGTATTGAGCCAAGCGTGCATATGAACCCCATTTTGCTCAAGCCTAATACGGATATGAAAGCTCAAGTCATTGTGCAGGGCAAAGCGTTACCGCAACAAGCCACTTTGGGAAATTCGACATATAAAGAATATACCATGCCGTATGTACTGGATTCCTTTGCTCAGTTACAAGCGCAGTATGATTGCATCATGATTGAAGGTGCAGGCAGCCCTGCAGAAATTAATCTGCGTGAAAACGATATTGCTAATATGGGGTTTGCAGAAGAGGCAAACGTACCGGTGATCATCGTTGCTGATATTGACCGAGGCGGTGTCTTTGCACATTTATATGGCACGCTGGCTTTGCTTTCTCAATCAGAGCAAGACCGCGTAATTGGCTTTGTGATCAATCGCTTCCGTGGTGATATTGAATTACTTAAACCTGGTTTAACATGGCTTGAAGCGAAAACAGGTAAGCCAGTTATTGGCGTGTTGCCTTACTTGCATGATTTGCAACTGGATGCTGAAGATGCCGTGGATGGCCAGCAAAATAGAAATGAACAGGTTAAATTTACGGTGTTCGTTCCTGTGCTACCACGCATGAGCAATCACACTGATTTCGATGCTTTACGTGCTCACCCAGAAATCGACTTTCAATATCGTTACCAAGGGCAAAGTCTTGCCGGTGCTGATTTGATTATTGTACCGGGTAGTAAATCCGTACGTGCGGATTTGGACTTTTTACGCCAGCAACATTGGGAGCAAGATATTCAACGTCATCTGCGTTATGGCGGTAAGGTGATGGGGATATGCGGTGGATATCAAATGCTCGGCTATTCGATTTCCGATCCAAATGGCATTGAAAGCGAAGCGGGCCATTCGCCAGGTTTGGGGCTACTGAATATTCAAACCGAAATCACCACGCAAAAGGCGCTCACACAAGTGATTGGGCGTATGTCGTTAATCCCAGATCAAAGCGTGGATATAAAAGGCTACGAAATACATGCTGGGGTATCGCTGGTGGAAGAACTTCAACCTATTCAATTGCAGACTCAAGTGGCACCACATAGAGAAGATAGTGCTCCTATTCATGCTGGTGAGCTTTTGGCTGAAGGGGCTTTGTCATCCGATGGTCAAGTATTTGGCACGTATTGCCATGGTATTTTTGATCAACCAGCGGCATTTGAGCATATTCTGCACTGGGCGGGTTTGGAGGAGATAGCTCCTACGCAAAGTCGTGAGCAGCAACAAAACCAGTCATTAGAACGTTTGGCCGATGTCATAGAAAGTGAACTGAATTTACAACTATTATGGCCACAACTTTATTCTTCTAAATCGTAG
- the gloA2 gene encoding SMU1112c/YaeR family gloxylase I-like metalloprotein, which produces MFNQINHVAIICSDYAVSKRFYCEVLQLKVIKETYREQRDSYKLDLEISPTSQIELFSFPSPPKRVDRPEACGLRHLAFTVADIDKAVHYLAQYGVECEAIRVDDITGKRFTFFKDPDGLPLELYQS; this is translated from the coding sequence ATGTTCAACCAAATTAACCATGTTGCCATTATCTGTTCAGATTATGCTGTTTCTAAACGATTTTATTGTGAGGTGCTGCAACTGAAAGTAATTAAAGAAACCTACCGTGAGCAAAGGGATTCTTATAAGCTCGACTTAGAAATTTCTCCTACCAGCCAAATAGAGCTGTTTTCATTTCCTAGCCCGCCCAAACGTGTTGACCGCCCAGAAGCATGTGGATTAAGACACTTAGCCTTTACAGTTGCTGACATAGATAAAGCTGTGCATTATTTAGCGCAGTATGGGGTGGAATGTGAAGCCATTCGTGTTGATGACATTACAGGGAAGCGATTTACTTTCTTTAAAGATCCAGATGGATTGCCATTGGAATTGTATCAGTCTTAA
- a CDS encoding ATP-dependent zinc protease family protein: MKKWGFFLPALMSVAIVGCSTTPEQTDNSGASQAETTSSATKTEQPKTETKPDSGLSPMEKHPNVKPKPMPTVKPVAKPTDNSVTSGRKSADGKLILGQKEWVHIESLDVNVVARIDTGATTSSVSAIDVVAFERDGKKWVKFKLAHGDRESRELELPVVSTKFIRQSNSDETYERYVVEGWIKVGDLKVKTPFTLADRTHMDYGLLLGRSFFRDVAIVDVSREFVQPKVALDATK; encoded by the coding sequence ATGAAAAAATGGGGCTTTTTTCTTCCTGCTTTGATGTCCGTTGCCATTGTTGGTTGTTCTACCACACCAGAACAAACAGACAATAGTGGTGCGAGTCAGGCAGAAACAACGTCTTCGGCTACAAAAACAGAGCAGCCTAAGACTGAGACCAAACCAGATTCTGGTTTATCTCCAATGGAAAAACACCCAAATGTGAAGCCAAAGCCAATGCCTACGGTGAAGCCTGTTGCTAAACCAACAGACAATAGTGTGACCTCTGGACGTAAAAGCGCTGATGGTAAATTGATTTTAGGCCAAAAAGAATGGGTTCACATTGAAAGTTTGGATGTTAACGTCGTCGCTCGTATCGATACTGGTGCGACAACCTCGTCGGTGAGTGCCATCGATGTTGTGGCATTTGAACGTGATGGTAAAAAGTGGGTTAAATTCAAACTCGCTCATGGTGACCGTGAATCGAGAGAGCTTGAACTTCCGGTTGTTTCAACCAAATTTATTCGTCAGTCTAATTCAGATGAAACCTATGAGCGTTACGTCGTCGAAGGTTGGATTAAAGTTGGCGACTTGAAAGTGAAAACACCGTTTACTTTAGCAGACCGTACCCACATGGATTATGGCTTACTGTTAGGGCGCAGCTTCTTCCGTGATGTCGCCATTGTGGACGTGAGCCGCGAATTTGTTCAACCTAAAGTGGCACTGGATGCAACTAAGTAA
- a CDS encoding amino acid aminotransferase, which yields MLSHLSPPVQDPILSLSVAYRNDPRPEKVDLGIGVYKNSQGQTPIMAAIKQAQQQQAQEQSTKAYVGLAGCEEFNQCMVDLLLEDTSAYSRVSAIQTPGASGALRMLGDLLKIAEPETTVWISNPSYVNHRPVMEAAGLKVKYYHYFNPETRQVDSGKMLADLSQAGPKDVVLLHGCCHNPTGADISFDDWKAITDLSQQKGFIPFVDIAYQGFGDGLEKDVLGLKHMANNVEEMLITTSCSKNFGLYRERTGAAIVVGKNQQEANNAKGKLLTLARSTYTMPPDHGAALVKTVLQSESLTQQWKAELVDMQQRLVGLRQSLCQELVNSYNNDQFEFIKSHKGMFTVLGFSSEKMTQLREEYGIYGVGDGRINIAGLQETDIQYVANAIDTLSRA from the coding sequence ATGCTTTCTCATCTTTCTCCGCCAGTACAAGATCCTATCTTGTCTTTATCCGTTGCTTACCGAAATGATCCTCGTCCAGAAAAAGTCGATTTAGGCATTGGGGTTTATAAGAATAGCCAAGGTCAAACACCGATCATGGCAGCAATTAAACAAGCGCAACAGCAGCAAGCACAAGAACAAAGCACCAAAGCCTACGTTGGTTTAGCCGGTTGTGAAGAATTTAATCAGTGCATGGTGGATTTGCTACTAGAAGATACCTCTGCTTATTCACGTGTATCGGCTATCCAAACGCCGGGCGCGAGCGGTGCTTTAAGAATGTTGGGAGATTTGCTCAAGATTGCTGAGCCGGAAACAACGGTTTGGATCAGTAATCCTAGCTATGTTAATCACCGTCCAGTGATGGAAGCGGCAGGATTGAAAGTGAAATACTATCATTATTTTAATCCCGAAACTCGCCAAGTGGATTCAGGCAAAATGTTGGCTGATCTTTCGCAAGCTGGCCCTAAAGATGTGGTACTTCTGCATGGTTGTTGTCATAACCCAACTGGTGCGGATATTAGCTTTGATGATTGGAAAGCCATCACAGACTTGTCTCAACAAAAGGGCTTTATTCCATTTGTTGATATTGCCTACCAAGGGTTTGGTGATGGCTTAGAGAAAGATGTACTGGGCCTGAAACACATGGCCAATAATGTGGAAGAAATGTTGATCACCACATCTTGCTCAAAGAATTTTGGTTTATACCGTGAACGTACCGGTGCTGCGATTGTGGTGGGTAAGAATCAGCAAGAAGCGAACAATGCCAAAGGTAAATTGCTAACACTTGCTCGTTCCACTTACACCATGCCGCCAGATCATGGTGCAGCATTGGTGAAAACTGTACTGCAAAGCGAGTCTTTGACTCAGCAATGGAAGGCTGAATTGGTTGACATGCAGCAACGTTTAGTGGGTTTACGTCAATCTTTATGTCAAGAATTGGTCAATAGCTATAATAATGACCAATTTGAATTCATAAAGTCGCACAAAGGCATGTTCACTGTGTTAGGATTTTCTAGCGAAAAAATGACGCAATTACGTGAAGAATATGGCATTTATGGCGTTGGTGATGGTCGTATCAATATTGCAGGCTTGCAAGAAACAGACATACAATATGTCGCCAATGCCATTGATACTCTGTCAAGAGCATAA